The Alnus glutinosa chromosome 8, dhAlnGlut1.1, whole genome shotgun sequence DNA segment ATAAGGTATGAAGATCCACGACCCCGAGATTGTAGGGATCCCGAAAAGCTCGGGATCACTTTTTTGAAACCGATTCAAGTCTTCACTATAAATACACACAAGCACTCAAGTATTCTCTAgttaaaattattgttattaagcaTTCATACACATTTTCTCAGATGACCAATTTAAGCATCGAAGTGAGACTAGCCGGCACCCAGCAAGCTCATTTATTAATCTTTGTTGTTTTACAGGGAGAAGGAATAACTTTTTAGAAGCTTGTGCCATTGTACCGGAAATTATCTTAACAGTGTGCACTATTCACTCactaaaacaataataaaaaataaaattattaaaattttctcttttccttcttttttttttttaaaaaaaaaaaattctctctcacGCATCATATACAACCtctgttttgaaaaaagattatttaaataaaatagtgattATAAATAGCTAAAATAATGAGGTTACTGGGTAtgccttaaaaaaattgatgggaTGATTCAGTCACCCAAACAGGCCAATGAGGTTGGAGAAATAGGTTTTCTCATTATTTGGAAGAATAatacttaaaaattacatttttatcttacaatattGATGTGATGGTTTTAATCAATGCCATGTGttctaaaatatataatatgtcaTAGGGCATAAAATAGTAGTGCCCTGTACTTTATGTTGGACAATTTGAGGGAACATGTAATGCTTTTATAGATTTATAATTGGTGTTGTTTGTCTTGAACATGTAATATTATGAACATAGAagatatttatattaaatagaaaaatcagTATAATGAAGAGATATcatatcattcaaaaaaaaaaaaagaaaaaaaaaaaaaagagaagtttCTCCTCAAAAGAGTCCCCTCCAAACAATGTCATCattgccgggggagggaggtcCAAGCCTCCTTCCCCCTGGCTCTAGGTTGTCTCCTTAGTCTAAGAGGACTAAGGTAAATTTATTGTTCTTCCTTGGGTTTTCCCTATAGAGGTAAAGTCTTCCAGCCACTAGGATTGTGGAGTTTTATCCCACCGGACTAGATTCGGTAGTGGTAGTTAGTCTCCTAGTCCTTTTAGGACTATGGAGTGttgtgttttttagtttttgtgttctttGTGGTTTTATGGCAGGAATGATCTTTTCAAATGTGCCAAAAGGAAGTGACCATGTCTCCGATTGTGTCGACGGTGTGAGATCTGGCTGAGTGCAAATTTGCTCCCATCTTGAAGCTAGATCTATTCTGATCTGCCGTCTTCTGCTAGACACGTGTCCCTTAGCTGTGTTCGACGTCACTTTCTGGTTCAGGTTCCACATTCTATGGCCATGGTGTTTCTCGGTGCTCGGCGCGTGGCCAGCATGCGTTGGTTTATTTGCTTTTATTTCATTGCGCGTGACGGTCACGCATTGTCTATTTTGTTGTATTGGGTGATGGCTGGTGCTTGGTGGTGCATGTTTTGCTATAGGGTGCTTAAGGAGATGGTTGTTTTCCCAAAAGTGGACTTGTGGGGGTGTTTCctgttttgttatttatttgtgtTGTAGTTTGGTTATATGGTAGTTTGCTTTGTTTTGATTAGCTTAGTTATTGGTTTTCGCCCAGAATGCGTGACCAACTCCTTGTTCAAGCAAATGTTTATGTCAACGCAGGGGCACCATTCTATTTGGCTTGGTTTCTTTAGTTAACAACTGTCTGTGGGCTCATCTTGGATATACACCTATATGGTGGTTAATTACACCAATTTGGTGATTTCTTATGTAACTCTGGGCTATTAATGAAAGTCtaactttcttttcaaaaaaaaaaaaaaaatgagaaagagagaagaagagatatCATGGATTCTATGGATCCATTTTTCAGATCCAAATTAGGTAGACCCGATTTGATATTTTCTAGAACCGAATCGATCCTTACCACTAACTGACTAACCAAATTTCATCCTCTTCATGAACAGAGAATATCGGTTGTCCCAAAGGCCCGTAAAATCTGCAAAAGATTTGCTTTCCTTAGGACAACGTTTTGGAATATTGTACGACTAAAAGTAGGGGTAATTTTGTGAGGTTTCGATTGTTTTGAGAAATAGTTACAAAACTATATAAGTTAATCTTaacttgatttatttaattaaatgagtcggattCTTTAGCTCTAATtcgttaatttcgtgttgggtttaTATCGAGTTTGTGAGTCGTGTCCAAAATTACAAGTCCTAAATATCGGATTCCGGGTTCGAGGCATAGGTATGAGATATAGGTCAAATGTAACATAacacatttttaattaaacaagttaaaaccctaaacttaCTAATTTCGTGTTGTGTTATCGgatcgtgttaaaaattgtcgGCTCTAACTCTAACCCCAGcttaaagacaaaaaagaagaagaagaaaataggtATTTTTTGTTTCCGAAAACAGAAACACTTGGAGAAACGTGACCTAAACCAATTCAATGTATATATCAAAGGTAGACATAAAGGGCAGTCTAATTCCAATTGCATGAAAGaaatatatgaagaaaaaaaaatcaaaacattatgGTGCGTATCCCCCATTATCCAATTGGCTTGCTTGTGTATAATGAAAGGGTGGATGCAAATGGTTCCCTTATCCAGTACTCTCCCTCCCACGCCACCAAAATccaaaataccaacaaaaactCCCACATTTCAACCTGCTCAAAAACATGGCTGAAGCTGTCATGGGCTTCACCATTATCAAACCTCAAATTCACAGCTCTCTTCAAACTACAAAATTGGTCACAAACCCATGTTCAAGATTGGTAAATCTTCCATCCATTTCAATGATATTCAAGTTTTCAAAAGCTGGAAgctgagtatatatatatcccttgCTTTTGCAGCTTAGACAGTATTCAAGTTCTGGACTTTTCAATGGGTGGCTGCAGGTAAGCCGTTGATGAATTTCACCAGTGTATTTTACTGGACTTTTCAATGAGTTTCTGTTGTTTTTTACCATAGCTTGAAGGGGGGAAGAGGAGAAGATCCTCTCTGTGTAAAGCATCTGCTCTCCCTGATTGGCCTCTGATGGCAGTTCTTGTTCAGCATATGGAAGGCCAGAAAGATCTTGTAACCTACAAATCTGTTGTGCATCTCAGTGATCAAGCCATAAAGAACGTCTGTAAGTCTTATATTAttggttttctttttaagaaatgttgttagtagactgttatacgactgtcatacgATTGAGAGAACGTATAGTAGTAGTTAAAATTagtctttgatttttctttttacaagccTTTGTTGATCTATAGAGGCTAATTTTCACTGTATAAGAGTCGTATagcaatttactaaatattattactctttttctgttctcttttcttccatttGTCATGATGCTTGGAATTTGAAATATAAcaactaattaaatttatttatttattaatcttgTTTTGGTTTCCCACTTCACTGTTGTAGATGttttttatatctttttcaCTTGTTGGGGATGCATGTTCTTTGGCTCCATGAAGGTAAGCATAAGCATGTCCCATTCATCCACTCCTTTGATTGAAACTTTCATTGGTTCAAAGCTTAATTATATTTAGCATGTTTAGGATCCTTACTACGATTCAGAGCAGTATAGAAAAGATGGAGGAGATGGCACCGGAAATTGGATATATGAGAAGGTAATTTAAGACTAATTTActgataaaatattaattaaattattagattAAGTATTCTTATGGATAATGCAGCAAGAGGACATTGAAGAAAGGGCAAGAGCTGAGTTATGGCGTGAGGAGCTGATCGAGGAGATAGAGCAGAAGGTTGGAGGGCTGCGTGAGTTGGAGGAAGCTGGCAAGCAAGAGGAGCTTGTCAAGTGATTCTCTCTGTGTATTCATGCTTAATTTCAACCTATTGATGCTTTTTTACGTGTCATTCATAAAAAAGCACAAAGTGTATGTAttatctaaaaagaaaaagaaaagaaacaagtaATTATTTCTTCTATTCTAAAATACTCATCAAAGTAAAATAAACTTTTGTTCATGAGATTAAGGCCATGTTTGGATGTGGACTGAAGTAAGATCcgttttcaaaatttaaaaaacccaTGTACTTGTGATGTTATGGGCCGCCGAACTCATTTCTCATATGGGTTTCATTTTCCAAACCCAACTCGTAGATATTTTCTTTGGGCTTTTCAAATGAATTCGATCCGTAAGTCAGATTCGGTTGGTTTTCGCCTTTCGGCCCTCATAATCATGCCCAGCCCGCATGCTTTTTACCTACGTGCATTCAGACCAAATAATTGGTGCAATAAATACCCAACttagatttggcttaggtgctgtagtttttttaatagtcaagatctagttttaagtgttttataagaaagaaagaaagaaagaaatgaagttttttattttttgaaaatatatgataaTCTTTACTGAAAAAACTTTAATCATCTATGGGCAAAAATTTCCTAGATATAATACCACagatacaatttgaaatttcttcAACCCATACCCTATCTATTACACACAAAATCGCCTTTTTGACTATGGTATAAGTTGTTGTATTCACATCCCGCTTAACATGTTCAATTCTCTAAGATCGTAGTTGCCCCAACTCGAGTTTGATACTTTGATGACATCTACAATATGACCAAAGCTGCTCCAATCATTACATGTCGCTTTAATCGCATTGACAATCTGTAAAGCATCTCCATCTAGGATTATATCATGAAAGTCCATCTCTTTCCTTGTTTCCACAGCATGTAGAGCTGCTAACGCTTCAGCCACCTTTGGTGTAACTAGAAAATTATTGGTAGTGCTCCACGTAGCTAAGACAACTCCATCGTGATCCCTAACAATAAGCCCAGATCCAATCTGCCGATGTTTCTTATCCACAACTTCATTCCAATTAACTTTAGACAACCTGTGAGAGGTGGCTGCCATAAAGTGGGGGAAATTGTATGGATACGGCTTCGTACTATCAAACCTATCCCAGCAACTCTTCTAAAGTCTTCAATGGAGGTACTCGCTTTCCTGAATCCTTGTTGAGGATGAGTAAATTCCCCTACATGCACCACCCCATTCCGACGAAACCAAATTTTTCGCGCCATAACAGCCGCAAGCTCCAGGTCTAGAACATCACAGCGTCCCATAAGTTTCTCAAAGCTAGATATTGATAAAAGTTGAACCCCTATACGTACCTTTTTGGACTGCATTGCCTTACATCTTGGGCGAATGAGCAACTCAATAAGATATGCTTTACAGTTTCGTATaggagaaaatgaagttaaatcTCTCAAACTTagtggttttttatttatttatttatttttttttttttttttttttttataagtacatcaGAAACTATTAcaatgaaaatttaaaagaacaaaaaacaggAGGGCTTGGGCAACCCAAAtttaaactaagaatgaaagtacgcgggggcaatgcttccgaagatgcggaCCCTTTGGCTCGAGGCACTGATGCCACAAAGCCGGGGTCACCATTAAAGGTGATatcacaagtgtattgagtcacaaggacccaaacacaaaaacagggGTAAACTGGGGGAGATGGATATaacaaataagcccaaaaaaacaacaaagaaataaacACATAAACAGTATCAGCAGCCGTCTGGCAGGAGGAGGAGCAGTAACAGGAGACCATCGGTGGAAGCCGGGGACGCCGGAGAACCCGTTGGTGAGGAGCGTGTCATGTAAAAATCGAAGTAGGAGAGTAGATCtagatttaaaaatttcaatcatAAAACTTTCCAAAAGTTACATAGAACACGGTGAGGGGCGAAGGAAAAAACCGTATACATACGCTGTGTGGTGATAAACCGGAAAACATGTAAAGAATTGAAAGGATAGTGGGATAAATGGAGCTTTTGCCTTATCTCCAGTGGcataaaacattgaaaaagaTAGAGGGATAGATGGAGTTTATACCTTATCTCCAGCGGCTTTAAACACCAGAAAAAAGAAGGATGACTAACAAAAGGTGAGAAGGGTGGACGGTGGGCAGGGAGGATGAAAAGATGAGGTATGGAACAATGATGGGTGATCGAGAGAGAAGCACaaagcttccctcccatggagACTGTAACCAAGGACACCAGAGAATTCTAGAGAGAAGGTAGAGAGAATTCTAGAGAGAAGCTAATTCCTTTTACAACCTTAAACTTAGTGGTTTTTACCCATTACTTACACCGCCCACACAATTTTTACCCATATATAATTGATGCACTAAACTCCAAATAATGGCTGCTGTTAATACCAATAATTGAAAGGCAATCAAAATTTGGACGAGTGTGAattaagtggaaaaaaaaaaaaaagaaagaaaaaagaaaagaaaagaaaattcattagGAGTTTGATTCCCATCAATTTAAAtttcacaattttgaatatatatatatatatattttataaatttccaGTAATCAATTCTTAATAAGAGTCAAAGACAAGTCAGTTGAGTTTTCTACTTTAAACGGCGATTAGCAAAAATCTACGAAATAGTAGGAATACTTCTCTCTCATGCGACTCAGGTGATAAAACAATGGTAAAATAGCGATCAAAGTTGATAGACGGTCGTCTTTCTTTCAATTATATGCGCCATTGTTGAGGTTTTGGCTTGGGCATTTGAGGATGTGACATGTGTtctaaaacaaaacacacagaATGTAAAATTGATTGTGTGCCACCATTTCTTACAGAGAACTCTCcacctttattttattgtttttattgatCAGTTGGTTGATGTGTTCACCAAAAGCACACCCGCCTAGACGTGAGAGAAAAATGCTTCAATTGAAACCGGTAGAAAGCCGAATCTTCATTATAACCACCAATAGCAATAATAAGCTAAGGCTTCTTAATTTCCTTGAACCCTAAAGAGAAAATTGCATGTAGTAATTTCTAATGAGTGTCAAACTCTTGGATAGAAGTATTATTGTAACTTAAAAAGAATACAATGTAACAATGACCACTATAAACgtctaagaaaaaacaaatgataATTGACAATGAAGAGAATaattttgctatatatatattaaattgatataaaatgTGATTATCACACATACTTTTGAGACAGgcatatattaaaattatttgttctAACTCAAAATTTTGTCCGTTCATAAATTAATCTGTAACAAAAATCAACTTCtcgaagggtttttttttttttttttttggggggggggtgcgcaaaaagagagaaaacacaaaataaatatagaaaatagGTAAAATAACGAACTTTGAACAAAATGGAGAGAGACTCTAAGGTCGTATATGGATTGGACTCCTAGAGAGAAGCAAAGCATTCTCGGTGGAGAATCTGTTCACAATCTTTACCCCAAAATTGAAACATATTCACCGCCAATTCCTCTTTTTCGGACACactcacactctctctctctctctcttcagactaaaacaaaaaccatttcTCGTTGGTTGGTTCCGCTCATTTCACCCACCGAAATCACAGCTTGACCTGTCGTGTATAATGTATATATTGTAAGCTTTAGGAATatccaaatctctctctctctctctctctctgctataTCTTTTgcctactctttctctctttctttttcctttctggGTATTTCATTTTCTGTCATTTTCTTGTTGATTTTGCCATCTGGGTATAACtctttttgggtatttttaGTGTTCCGTATCTTACTTTCTAGGCTCCAAAAGCAAAAGGATTTCAGTTTGTTTTCTCCTGAGGGTCGGTTTTTCCATGTGTGTACGTACTGTACCAatttgcgtttttttttttcttcccttctttCTTGCTTTTAAGGTTCACTCATTTGTATTGGAGTTGTTGATTTTACAATAAGTGGTGATACGTTCTTTTAGAAACAGAGGAAATTCAATTAAGGGTGCGAGTAAAATTGGATTATTTTTCATGTCCAAAGCTTTAAACGTTGGCAGCTTTTaaattttcttgatttcttgagaACTGGGtgtttgaatttcttttttttggccttttacCATATTGGTATCTAGTGGTGGCGGTGCCTGAATGAAAGCTTCAGTTTGGAAAAGTGAATTGATATTGCGTAATTAAAGTGAGTCGATATGGACTTCATAACAAAAAGGATGTGTTTTTGGCTAAATTGAAATGTTATTGGACATGAGGAATTTGGGGGGCAGTCGGCGGATAATGGAAGTATAAAGGGATTTGCTTGTTAGATTGCAGGATGGGAAGGGTGAAGCTCAAGATAAAGAGGTTAGAGAGCACTGGCAACCGACAGGTGACTTATTCGAAAAGGAGACATGGGATTTTGAAGAAAGCTAGGGAATTAGCGATACTATGCGACATAGATCTTGTTCTTCTCATGTTTTCTCCAACTGGGAAGCCAACGTTATATCAAGGAGAGCACAGGTATGCAAGTGGATATCCTCTGTTATAAGAGCATTGCTGTATTTACCATGTTGTGCCCTCTTCCAAATACACACTCAAGCTTAGAGAGATGTATATTTGCACTAAAACATTATAAGAGGCTGTCTTCGTGCATCTAGATTTTCGGGAGTTGCTATTTCCAGGCTAAAATGGGGTTTGATATGTTGCATATATAATACTCTGAAGCATTTCTTTGCCATCTCAGAAATTTTGAAGAGGTTATTGCAAAGTTTGCACAATTAACACCACAGGAAAGGGCAAAAAGGTGTAACACAAATTACCCTAAACTTTCAACCCTTTTTATTCACTTTCTTGGTTTAATTTTGATGCATTACAGCTAATTGATCTTTTATTTCGATGGAACAGGAAATTGGAGAGCCTTGAAGTATGACTGTTGTTCCTCATCCtttcaaatatattatttatttctgtTTCTTCTGTTTGTGTCACACGAAAGTTGAGCAATTTTTATTCAGTACATGTGTTTTGACATTCTGTTTGATAATATAGGCACTGAAGAAAACCTTCAAGAAGTTGGACCATGATGTAAATATAGAAGATTTTATGGGTTCAAGGTATTAACgtatttatcaaatatataaatttctATTGAGTAGAACCTCTTGAACTGAACTAAGTTTGCACccacttttctctttttcttgcaGCACTCAAAAAGTCGAGGTACAAATTGTTTACCAGAGTCATTGTAATTCATGATGATTTGAGCTTCTGTTTTTAGTCAATAAAATGTTTTGTGGTTAAATAACAATTTGCAGGAATTGAGTAGTCAATTAAGGTTACTGCAAACTCAACTTACAGGAGTACAGAAGAGACTGAGGTGCACCTTTTGGGATTTTGGTTGTTAAaagttttgcttttttctttttgctattctGGATCATATTGCTAGCCTTGGACAGATATGCAACGAGAGCAGAATATATTTGCACTTTGTAATTTGAAATATTCTACTTAATTCGTTATAATCTTTTAGGCACTTTGGTGCTAAGGTTTAAAAATTGAAGGTCTACATTTTCAGTTCAAACTGTCCTTTCTATTTGGTATCATTGCTCCAGTTGAGGGCTACACACACAAgttgtctttttcttgaatctGGCATTTGTCCTCCGCTacatttttgtttaacttttttcTGCAGTCCTGCAATATTTATTGACCATACATTCATTCATATATAATCCTTTTGACTTATGCTGTTTCATGTTTAGCCTTACACTTCCTGTGTTCAAAACAAATTATCCTAATGATTCCTAGATGCATATTGTGGTTGGTTAGCTTTTGAAGTGTGTTGTGTTATCAATTGACGTCTAATTTGGAATAATATGAAATTAGCTTAATTATCTTGTAGCAGTTTAGAACTGGGGTCGTATACTTTGTACTGTAGCACATTTTTTCAAGGGAATTGATGGTGCATTTAGGGGCTCTTTGAGCATCGACAGAAGCAGAATTACCTGGTTCATTCCTCTCATATTATATGTTCCATCATCTATTTTGAAACTGTTGTTCTTGTGCCTTGGTATATGCGTAAACTTCAAACTCTCATACAGTTGGCAATCATTTCCTAGCAAAGTTCAACTCCTGATGGTTCTCCTTGTGGTCAGATGTCCTGTTTTCTCCCTGGAGAATGGATTGCAAGAATTTGTTGCTTTATTAGAACTATCCTCTAGTTTCTTACTGTTATCTCTTTGGTTTGACCCATTTCTTCTTTAATATCATTTATGTACATCATTTACATTTAATAATCTTAAATTATCTTTCCATTACTTCAGCTATTGGAATGATCCGGATAAAGTCAGCAATGTAGAACAACTTAGGCAGATGGAAGACTTGCTAAGAGAATCAGTTAACCGAATACATCTACACAAGGTATGATAATTGTTCATGCTAATATGACAAAGTCTGACATATTTACCCAGGATTACTTCTGTACTTTAGATTAGATGATttataaatgaataaagaactcagaaaataaaatctaactATTTAAATACTGTGTATGGATTTGTATACCATCTAACTGAACGATATAATCAACATTTTTgtggttctttttcttttactattcAGTCAGATAGAACACTTTCTTCAGTCTCAGAAGTGTAGTGAGTGTGACAGCATCCTGACTTAACCAAGGACACTTTACACTTGTCAAGAGTAGAGGTGCGCACCAGTGTTGTCAAATGCAAAAGGCAACCTCAAGGTCTCGAGTCCTTATATCGCCTGAGTTACGAGGCGCTAAAAAGGCACTTGCCCGACTGACATAAGACACCTATTTCTAGACATTGTATACATATTAAGAACTCAAGTTATAAACTAATGTAATAAAGTCTAATCTAATTCAATTGTTTGCTCAAAAACT contains these protein-coding regions:
- the LOC133875776 gene encoding photosynthetic NDH subunit of subcomplex B 4, chloroplastic, which translates into the protein MAEAVMGFTIIKPQIHSSLQTTKLVTNPCSRLLRQYSSSGLFNGWLQLEGGKRRRSSLCKASALPDWPLMAVLVQHMEGQKDLVTYKSVVHLSDQAIKNVYVFYIFFTCWGCMFFGSMKDPYYDSEQYRKDGGDGTGNWIYEKQEDIEERARAELWREELIEEIEQKVGGLRELEEAGKQEELVK